From the Solanum lycopersicum chromosome 10, SLM_r2.1 genome, one window contains:
- the LOC138338815 gene encoding uncharacterized protein, which produces MAPYKALYGRRCRSPIEWFKVGEEGLIGPDLFHQAMEKVKVIQERLKTAQSCQKSYTNVRRIPYEFEVDDWIHLKVLPMKGVIRFAYELEIPQELAGVHPVFYISMLKKNMGDPSVIVPTENVEIKDILPYKEVQVYILDCQVRKLRTNEVAAVKVRWMNQLVEEATWEAEENMKKIYPHLLEFGENADQGTNFLLSTL; this is translated from the exons atggctccatacaaagctctttatgggagaagatgcagatctccgATAGAGTGGTTCAAAGTTGGTGAGGAagggttgataggaccagatCTATTTCACCAAGCCATGGAGAAGGTTAAGGTGattcaagagagattgaaaaCGGCACAAAGTTGTCAAAAGTCTTACACCAATGTGAGGAGAATTCCATATgagtttgaagtggatgattGGATACATCTGAAAGTTttacccatgaagggtgttataaggtttg cttatgagttggagatACCACAAGAGTTGGCAGGAGTTCATCCGGTATTTTATATCTCCATGTTGAAAAAAAACATGGGTGATCCCTCAGTGATTGTACCCACtgaaaatgttgagattaaGGATATCTTACCCTACAAAGAGGTTCAAGTTTATATTTTAGATTgccaagttcgcaagttgagaacaaatGAGGTTGCAGCAGTCAAGGTTCGTTGGATGAACCAACTTGTTGAAGAAGCGACTTGGGAAGCTGAAGagaatatgaagaagatatatccACATCTCCTTGAATTCGGAGAGAATgcagatcaaggtactaattttcttcttagtaCTTTGTAA